The window AGGCCCAGGAGCACCGCGTCGGCCGAGTCGCCGGCGGCGGAGAAGGATGAGGAGTGCGTTGCTGCTGTCACTCCGCCATGCTGCCAGGTCTCGTGGGGCGGGCGGGAAATTCGTCCACAGGCCCCGGGCATCCGTCGTATCGGTCACACCGGCCGCGCGGGGGCGCCCGTACGGGAATGGCCGCGCAACCACGTACGTTCGAGTAGTCGGACCACCCAGCCTCACGAAGGAGCGCAGCATGCAGGACACGGGCACCGTCACGATGTACAGCACGACCTGGTGCGGCTACTGCCGTCGACTGAAGACGCAGCTGGACCGGGAGGGCATCGCGTACAACGAGATCAACATCGAGCTCGACCCCGCGTCCGCCGCGTTCGTGGAGAAGGCCAACGGCGGCAACCAGACGGTTCCCACCGTGCTGGTGAAGTCCTCCGCCGGCAACGAGTCCGTGATGACGAACCCGAGCCTGGCCCAGGTCAAGCAGGCCCTCGCCGTCTGAGCGAGCGCCTCGGAGCATCCCGAGCACCAGAAAGGCCCCCGCCGCGGCGGGGGCCTTCTGCTGTGACGAACGTTACGCCGCGCCCCTCGGCAGCGGCTCGCCGTACCAGAGCTCGACCAGCCGGGCGGCGATGGAGATCCCCGACGGCGGCAGCACCGCGCCCGATGCGAACGCCGCGCGCAGCTCCTCGCGGGAGAACCAGCGGGCCTCCTGGATCTCCTCGCCGTCCACCGTGATCTCGGAGGTGGTGGCGCGGGCCGTGAAGCCCAGCATCAGGCTGTACGGGAAGGGCCACGGCTGGCTGGCCACGTACTCGACCTGGCCGACCCTGACGCCCGCCTCCTCCCACACCTCGCGGACGACGGACTGCTCGATCGACTCGCCCGGCTCCACGAACCCGGCGAGCGTGGAGAAGCGGCCTTCCGGCCAGTGCACCTGGCGGCCCAGCAGCGCGCGGTCGTGCTCGTCCGTGACCAGCATGATCACGGCCGGGTCGGTGCGCGGGTAGTGCTCGGCGCCGCAGCCCGGGCAGCGGCGGATGTGCCCGGCGGCCGCGACCACCGTTCGCTTGCCGCAGCGGGAGCAGAAGCGGTGCATCCGCTGCCAGTTCTCCAGCGCCACCGCGTGCACCATCAGCCCGGCGTCGCGCGGGGACAGCAGCAGCCCGGCCTCGCGCAGGCCGGCCGGGCGGGCCGACTGGTCCATGCGGCCGGGCAGCGCGTCCTTCTGCAGGGCGAAGTACCGTACGCCGTCCTCGTCGGTGCCCAGGAAGTAGCGGTGGGTCTCGGTGACCGGGGCCTCGAAGGCCGGGGTCATCACGATGCCGGTGCCCCCGTCGGGGGTGTCGTCGATCAGCACCTGGCCGCCGGAGACGACGAAGACGCGGGTCGTCGGGTGGCTCCAGGCGGCGGCGAGCCAAGCCTCGTCGAGGCGGTGGTGCGCGGCACGGTCGATTCCGCTGGGCGCGGCGAGCGAGAGGGGCCGCTCGATATGGATGCTCACGGGTACTTCCAACTCCCCCGGTGGTGGGACAGGCAGGCTCGGTACGTCGGGTGTGCGTCGGTGTGCGTCGGGTCAGGCGGGTGTGCGGTGGGCGTCGGCCAGGTCTCCCCAGAGGTAGGCGGCCGTCTCGACGCCCTTGAGCAGGAGGTCCAGCTCGACCTTCTCGTTCGGCGCGTGCCAGCCGTCGGACGGTACCGAGATGCCGAGGAAGAGGACGGGTGCGTCCAGGACGTCCTGGAGGTCGGCCGCGGGTCCGGAGCCGCCCTCGCGGGTGAAGCGGACCTTCTGGCCGAAGGCGCGGCCCATGGACCGTACGACCGACTGCAGGGCCGGGTGGTCCAGCGGGGTCAGGCACGGGCGGGTCGGTGCGCCGAAGGTGATGGAGTGCCGGATTCCGTCGGGGACGCGTGCCGCGACCCAGTCCCGGACGGCGGCCTCGACCTCGTACGGGTCCTGTCCGGACACCAGGCGGAACGACAGCTTCAGGTGGGCGGAGGCGGGCACGATGGTCTTGCCGCCGGGGCCCTGGTAGCCGCCGCCGATGCCGTTGACCTCGGCGGTCGGGCGGGCCCAGACGCGCTCCAGGGTGGAGTACCCGGCCTCGCCGGAGGCCGCGTGGGACTTGGCCGTACGCAGCCACTCGGACTCGTCGAAGGGCAGCTCGGCGATGAGCGCGCGCTCCGCGTCGGTGAGCTCGGTGATGCCGTCGTAGAAGCCGGGGACCGTGACCCGCCCGTCGTCGTCGTGCAGGGCGGCGACCAGGCGGGCGGCGGCGGTGGCCGGATTGGGAACGGCCCCGCCGAAGGCGCCGGAGTGGATGTCCTGGTCCGGGCCGTGGAAGTCGATCTCGCAGTCGGCGACCCCGCGCATGCCGGTGCAGACGGTGGGGGTGGTCTCGGACCACATGCCGGTGTCGGAGACGATCACCACGTCGGCGGCCAGCTCGGCGGCGCGGGCCTCGACGAGCGCGCGGAAGTGGACGGAGCCGGACTCCTCCTCGCCCTCGACGAGCAGCTTGAGGTGCACGGCGGGGGCGGAGGCGCCGGTGGCCGCCAGGTGCGCCCGTACGCCGAGGGTGTGGAAGAACACCTGGCCCTTGTCGTCGGCGGCGCCGCGCGCGTACATGCGGCCGCCCTGGACCACCGGCTCGAACGGGTCGGTGTGCCAGCCGTCGGCGAGGGCGGCGGGCTGCACGTCGTGGTGCCCGTACACGAGGACGGTGGGGGCGTCCGGGTCCTCGCTCGGCCAGTGCGCGAAGACGGCGGGGGCCCCGTCGGTCTCCCAGACCTCCGCGACCGGGAAGCCGGTCTCCTTGAGCTTCGTCGCGAGCCACTCGGCGCTGCGGCGTACGTCGCCCGCGTGCTCGGGCTGGGCCGAGACGGAGGGGATGCGGAGCCACTCGGCGAGGTCGTCGAGGAAGGCGGCGCGGTGGGTGTCGATGTACGTACGGACGACGTTGTCCGGCGGGGTGTCGCTCATGCCCCGAGCCTAGCCGTCCGTCCGATGGTCACCGGCGGTGTCCGTTTTGCCTTGGAGGATCCGCTCAAGGCGGGTGCGGTCGGGGAGGTTGCGGGGCCGGATCACGCGGCCGCTGCGGACGTGGAGGAAGACGGCGGCGACCCGGCTGAGCGGGGTGTCCGTGGCCTCGGCCCAGGCCACGCGGTAGACGGCGAGCTGGAGGGGGTCGGCCTCGGTGGTCCGGCCGGTCTTCCAGTCGACGATCTCGTACGAGCCGTCGGGGTTCTTGTAGACGGCGTCGATCCGGCCGCGGATGACGCGGCCGGCGAGGGTGAGCTGGACCGGGGCCTCCATGCGGTGGGGGGGCCGGTCCGCGTACGGGCTGCGCTCGAAGGCGGCCTTGAGGGAGTCGAGGTCGGCCTCGTCGGCGATCTCCTGGTCGGAGCCCGCGCCGGGGAGGTCGGCGACGGGGTCGAGGACGTCGAGGAACGGCAGCGGCAGCTCGTCGAAGCGGGACTCGACCCAGGCGTGGAACCGGGTGCCCTGGCGGGCGGCGGGCTGCGGGGGCTTGGGCATGGGGCGGGCGAGGTCGCGTACGAAGCCCTGCTCGTCGGCGGCGAGCCGGAGCAGCTGGCTGGCGGAGAGCGCGGCGGGCAGCTCGACGTCGCGGACGGCCGCGCGGGCGCGGCGCAGCTCGCCCTCCAGGGCGTCGAGGTCCCGGTCCCAGGAGGCGACGGCGCGCGCGTCCTCGGGGGCGAGCCCGGCTGCGCCGTGGCCGGGCCGGGCGGCCGGCCGGGACTCCGCGGCCCAGGCCTCGCCGGCCCAGGGGTCGTCACCGTGCGGGCCGGCGGCTGCGGTGCGCGGCTGCGCCGCACGGCGGGCTCCGCCCCGGCCCTCGGCGCCGGCATCGGCGCCGGCGTCGGCATCGGCATCGGCATCGGCGTCGGCGTCGGCGTCGGCCCAGTGGGCCGCTTCCGGCCAAAGGTCGTCGTCCTGCGGGTCGGCGACCTTTGGGCGGGCCGGCGGCTTCGGTGCGCGGCCGCGCCGCACGGCGGGCTCCGCCCCGGCGCAAAGGTCGTCGTCCTGCGGGTCGGCGGGGGCGGAGTCCTCCCCCGCCCCGCCCCTTCCCGGAACCGCGGCGGCGGCTCGGGGCGCGGGCACGCCTGCGGCGGGCGCCGCGGGCGTGCCCGCCCAGGCCTCGTCGGCCCAGGGGTGGCCGGCGTCCTGCCCCGCGACGGGGGCCGGCTCCGCCGCCTCGGCCGGCAGGAGGCGTGCGTGCTCGCCGACGGAACCGTCCGGGGCCACGGTCCCGGACGGTTCCGTCGGGTCGGCGGGCCAGGGCTCCTCCGGGGGCCAGGGCTCGTCGTCGTAGGAGGGGTCCTCGCAGTCCGGGGGCCAGAGGTAGGCGTCGTCCTGCTCCGGCGGCGGCGGGGTCGCCAGGTAGGACTCCACCAGGGCGGCCGCCGCCCGGCGCAGGGTGAGGGAATGCGGGTCGAGCGGGAGGGGCCAGGAGTGGTCCTGGGTGGCGTCGTCGGACAGGGCCGGGTTCCCGGCGTCGGGGTCGGGCTCGTCCGCCCAGGCCTCGATCTCGCCGAAACCGGCGGCGCAGTGCTCGTACAGGGACTGCAGGAACTCCGACGGGCCGCGGCGCTTCTTCTGGGTCGGGCCCCACCAGTGGCCCGAGGCCAGCAGGAGGGAGCGCGGCCGGGTGAAGGTCACGTAGCCGAGGCGGAGCTCCTCCACCGCCTTGTGGTCCTTGAGGGCGGCCTTGAAGGACTTCAGGCCCGCGGAGGTCCAGGCCGGGTCCCCGGGCAGGGTGGGGGCGTCGCCGCGCAGGGCGTACGGGAGCACCTTCGCGTACGAGGTCCAGGCCTCCGGCGCCTTCTCCTTCGGGAAGGATCCCGCGCACAGGTCCGGGACGACCACCACGTCCCACTCCAGGCCCTTGGACTTGTGGGCGGTGAGCACCTTGACGGTGTTCTCGCCGCCCGGCAGGGCGTGGTCCAGGCCCTTCTCGTACTGGGCGGCCGTGCGCAGGAACGCCAGGAAGGCCAGCAGCGTGGCCTCGCCGTCCAGCGCGGCGAAACCGGCCGCCACGTCCATGAAGCTCGACAGCGTCTCGCGCCGGCGGGCCGCCAGCGCGTGCGGGGAGGCGGACAGTTCCACTTCGAGGCCGGTCGCGGACAGCACCCGGTGCAGGACGTCCATCAGCGGGTCGGCGAGGGACCGCCGCAGGTCGCGCAGCTCCTGCGCGAGGTGCGCGAAGCGGATCCGGGCCTCCGCCGAGAACGGGAGCTCGTCCGGGGCCTTTCCGGCGCCGTCGAGGAAGGTCTCCAGGGCGTCGGCCAGCGAGATGATCTCCGCCGGGTCCACGCCCTCCACGGCCGCCGCCAGCCGCTCGTCCGGGTCCGCCTCGGCCGGCGACCGGCCCACGAGCAGGCGCGCGCGGCGGCCCAGCAGGGCCAGGTCGCGCGCGCCGATCCGCCAGCGCGGGCCGATGAGCAGCCGGACGAGGGAGGCGTTGGCGCCCGGGTCCTGGAGGACCTCGCAGACGGCGACGAGGTCCGCGACCTCGGGGAGGTGCAGCAGCCCGGACAGGCCGACGACCTCCACCGGCACGTCCCGGTCCACCAGCACGGCCTGGATCTGTGCGAAGTCCCCGGCCGACCGGCACAGTACGGCGATCTCACGCGGCTCGGTCCCGGTGCGGACCAGGTGGGCGACGGAGTCGGCGAGCCAGTCGAGTTCCTGGGCGTGGGTCTCCAGCAGGGCGCAGCGGACCTGGCCGGATCCCTCGGCGCCCGGCGCCGGGCGCAGCGCCTCCACGCCCTGGTGCATGGCGCGCAGCGGGGCGGCGAGCTCGTTGGCCAGGTCCAGCAGGCGGCCGCCGCTGCGCCGGTTCTCACTGAGGGAGAGCCGGGTGGCGGGGCTGCCGTCGGCGTGCGGGAAGTGCTCGGGGAAGTCGTCGAGGTTGGCCACGGAGGCCCCGCGCCAGCCGTAGATGGCCTGGCAGGGGTCGCCGACGGCGGTCACGGCGTGGCCGGAGCCCGCGCCGAAGAGGCCGGACAGCAGCAGCCGCTGTGCCACGGAGGTGTCCTGGTACTCGTCGAGCAGGACCACCCGGAACTCCTCGCGCAGCAGCGCCCCCACCTCGGGCCGGGTGGTGGCGAGCTGCGCGGAGAGGGCTATCTGGTCGCTGAAGTCGAAGAGGTCGCGGGAACGTTTGGCGGCGCGGTAGCGGCTGACCAGTTCCAGCAGTTCGAGGCGGCCGTGCACGGCCTCGGGGACCTTGCGCAGGTCGTCGTTGGTGAGCCGGGTGCCGGCGAGCACGTCCAGCAGCCCGGTGTCGTACAGGCGCAGCCGGTCCGGCTCGACCAGGTGCTCGGACAGCTCCGCGTCGAGCGCGAGGAGGTCCCCGACCAGGTCGGGGAGGGACTTGGTGAGCGAGGGGTACGGGCCGGGGGCCTCGCGCAGCACCTTCGCGGCGAGCTGGAAGCGGGTGGCGTCGGCGAGCAGGCGGGAGCTGGGCTCCAGGCCGATGCGCAGGCCGTGGTCCTTGAGGAGCTGCCCGGCGAAGGCGTGGTACGTCGAGATGCGGGGCTCGCCGCCGGCCTCCTCGGCGTCGGCCGGGGAGGGGTCCGGGTCGGTGATCCCGGCCCGCGCGAGGGCCTTGCGCACGCGCTCGGACAGTTCACCGGCGGCCTTGTTGGTGAAGGTCAGGCCGAGCACCTGGGCGGGCGCCACCGCGCCGGTGCCGACGAGCCAGACCACACGCGCGGCCATGACGGTGGTCTTGCCGGAGCCCGCGCCCGCGACGACGACCTGAGGGGCGGGCGGG of the Streptomyces sp. NBC_01294 genome contains:
- a CDS encoding mycoredoxin, coding for MQDTGTVTMYSTTWCGYCRRLKTQLDREGIAYNEINIELDPASAAFVEKANGGNQTVPTVLVKSSAGNESVMTNPSLAQVKQALAV
- the nudC gene encoding NAD(+) diphosphatase, which translates into the protein MEVPVSIHIERPLSLAAPSGIDRAAHHRLDEAWLAAAWSHPTTRVFVVSGGQVLIDDTPDGGTGIVMTPAFEAPVTETHRYFLGTDEDGVRYFALQKDALPGRMDQSARPAGLREAGLLLSPRDAGLMVHAVALENWQRMHRFCSRCGKRTVVAAAGHIRRCPGCGAEHYPRTDPAVIMLVTDEHDRALLGRQVHWPEGRFSTLAGFVEPGESIEQSVVREVWEEAGVRVGQVEYVASQPWPFPYSLMLGFTARATTSEITVDGEEIQEARWFSREELRAAFASGAVLPPSGISIAARLVELWYGEPLPRGAA
- a CDS encoding dipeptidase produces the protein MSDTPPDNVVRTYIDTHRAAFLDDLAEWLRIPSVSAQPEHAGDVRRSAEWLATKLKETGFPVAEVWETDGAPAVFAHWPSEDPDAPTVLVYGHHDVQPAALADGWHTDPFEPVVQGGRMYARGAADDKGQVFFHTLGVRAHLAATGASAPAVHLKLLVEGEEESGSVHFRALVEARAAELAADVVIVSDTGMWSETTPTVCTGMRGVADCEIDFHGPDQDIHSGAFGGAVPNPATAAARLVAALHDDDGRVTVPGFYDGITELTDAERALIAELPFDESEWLRTAKSHAASGEAGYSTLERVWARPTAEVNGIGGGYQGPGGKTIVPASAHLKLSFRLVSGQDPYEVEAAVRDWVAARVPDGIRHSITFGAPTRPCLTPLDHPALQSVVRSMGRAFGQKVRFTREGGSGPAADLQDVLDAPVLFLGISVPSDGWHAPNEKVELDLLLKGVETAAYLWGDLADAHRTPA
- a CDS encoding ATP-dependent DNA helicase; this translates as MSARPPVLTDPEQLKELLGIPFTPEQMACVTAPPAPQVVVAGAGSGKTTVMAARVVWLVGTGAVAPAQVLGLTFTNKAAGELSERVRKALARAGITDPDPSPADAEEAGGEPRISTYHAFAGQLLKDHGLRIGLEPSSRLLADATRFQLAAKVLREAPGPYPSLTKSLPDLVGDLLALDAELSEHLVEPDRLRLYDTGLLDVLAGTRLTNDDLRKVPEAVHGRLELLELVSRYRAAKRSRDLFDFSDQIALSAQLATTRPEVGALLREEFRVVLLDEYQDTSVAQRLLLSGLFGAGSGHAVTAVGDPCQAIYGWRGASVANLDDFPEHFPHADGSPATRLSLSENRRSGGRLLDLANELAAPLRAMHQGVEALRPAPGAEGSGQVRCALLETHAQELDWLADSVAHLVRTGTEPREIAVLCRSAGDFAQIQAVLVDRDVPVEVVGLSGLLHLPEVADLVAVCEVLQDPGANASLVRLLIGPRWRIGARDLALLGRRARLLVGRSPAEADPDERLAAAVEGVDPAEIISLADALETFLDGAGKAPDELPFSAEARIRFAHLAQELRDLRRSLADPLMDVLHRVLSATGLEVELSASPHALAARRRETLSSFMDVAAGFAALDGEATLLAFLAFLRTAAQYEKGLDHALPGGENTVKVLTAHKSKGLEWDVVVVPDLCAGSFPKEKAPEAWTSYAKVLPYALRGDAPTLPGDPAWTSAGLKSFKAALKDHKAVEELRLGYVTFTRPRSLLLASGHWWGPTQKKRRGPSEFLQSLYEHCAAGFGEIEAWADEPDPDAGNPALSDDATQDHSWPLPLDPHSLTLRRAAAALVESYLATPPPPEQDDAYLWPPDCEDPSYDDEPWPPEEPWPADPTEPSGTVAPDGSVGEHARLLPAEAAEPAPVAGQDAGHPWADEAWAGTPAAPAAGVPAPRAAAAVPGRGGAGEDSAPADPQDDDLCAGAEPAVRRGRAPKPPARPKVADPQDDDLWPEAAHWADADADADADADADAGADAGAEGRGGARRAAQPRTAAAGPHGDDPWAGEAWAAESRPAARPGHGAAGLAPEDARAVASWDRDLDALEGELRRARAAVRDVELPAALSASQLLRLAADEQGFVRDLARPMPKPPQPAARQGTRFHAWVESRFDELPLPFLDVLDPVADLPGAGSDQEIADEADLDSLKAAFERSPYADRPPHRMEAPVQLTLAGRVIRGRIDAVYKNPDGSYEIVDWKTGRTTEADPLQLAVYRVAWAEATDTPLSRVAAVFLHVRSGRVIRPRNLPDRTRLERILQGKTDTAGDHRTDG